The following nucleotide sequence is from Callithrix jacchus isolate 240 chromosome 12, calJac240_pri, whole genome shotgun sequence.
GGCGCCGCCTTTTAACACCGACTTTCTTATCATTAAGGACACACGGCTGGGAGCGGCTGCGGGAAAGGCCACTGGAGCGTCTCGCCAGCTCTGGCGTTGAGGCAGGTGTGCTGTTGGCTGAGGGAGGACAGTATTCCACAAAGGAAAACTGCTCGTGTGAGCAGGAGAGGGACCGCTGCAGGTCCAGCCGGCCCCCTCCCACGGGGCACAGGTCAGGGCTCCAGGTGTCACCTGCCTGTCCACAGGGGGCTGAGCCTGGCACCCCTTGGCAGTTCGGCCCTCCAAATCGGTGGTGAAGTCCTGCCTGGTCACAGGGGGAGGAGAGCACATTGGCCCGCgaagggaggctgaagctggagctCCTCTGCATGGTGCTGAAGCCGTTGGAATAGCGCTGGACGCTGCCCCCGCTGTAGCAGCGTCTCTTTTCCACGGGAGTCCAGACTTTGGAGCCCAAAGGCCTCCATGATGTCCGGCAGCTGGACATCTCATCGGAGAAGGACAGTGAGCGGCACTGGCGCTTGCTAGGGGGTGCTGAGGGGTTCCCATTGTGGTCACTGATGCTGAGGTCTTTGATCAGACTGGTCACAGCACAGGCGGTCACTCCCTCCCGGTGCCACAGTGAGCTGTCCTTTTCAGGCAGGCATTCCCAGATGCTGGTGCTCGGTTGGTCAATCTGAAGAGGGCATTTCCTGTCCAAGTCTCGCCATCTGTCATTTTCTGGTTCATAAATGacaaggagaaaacagaatttgAGAAGGCCTTCACTCCAGCCCTCTATTATCTCCACACCAACAACCCATTTCAAACACAGCATCTTAACAGCCAAAAGACTCCTAGAAACCATCCAGTccaacctcattttacagatgagaaactgaggcccagagaggggaagtgaaTCCCAAGGCTTCGAGTTGGAAGTGGAAGCAGAGCAGGGCCTAGAACTGATAAACCCCTGGGACTCCTGATAGGGTTTTCTTTCCAGTGTACCACACTGCCTCCCAGGAGAATCCAAAGCAAACTTTCAGCCAAAATGCCTTCTCAGCTTATGGATGGGAAACCAAATCGCCCTGAATCCTGCCCTGGGGGGCAAAAGAGCCAGGA
It contains:
- the FAM53B gene encoding protein FAM53B gives rise to the protein MVMILSESLSTRRVDSITRGTFSPELHTPKKMSQGPTLFSCGIMENDRWRDLDRKCPLQIDQPSTSIWECLPEKDSSLWHREGVTACAVTSLIKDLSISDHNGNPSAPPSKRQCRSLSFSDEMSSCRTSWRPLGSKVWTPVEKRRCYSGGSVQRYSNGFSTMQRSSSFSLPSRANVLSSPCDQAGLHHRFGGPNCQGVPGSAPCGQAGDTWSPDLCPVGGGRLDLQRSLSCSHEQFSFVEYCPPSANSTPASTPELARRSSGLSRSRSQPCVLNDKKVGVKRRRPEEVQEQRPSLDLAKMAQNCQAFSSLSCLSAGTEDCGPQNPFACHVSTSRAWTALLSASGPGGRTPAGTPVPEPLPPSFDDHLTCQEDLSCEESDGCALDEDCGRRVEPATAWRDHGVPGNSLCSLDGELDIEQIEKN